DNA sequence from the Agromyces aureus genome:
ATCACCGCGGTGGTGCGCATCATCAAGGGCCCGTCGATCCTCGACCGCGCCCTCGCCACCGACGTGCTGCTCGCGATCGCGATCTGCGCGCTCGGTGCCGAGATGGCCGTCAACAAGCACACCGACACGCTCGTGGTGCTGCTCGTGCTCGCGATGTTCGCCGTCGTCGGCTCGATCTCCATCGCGCGCTACATGGGAAAGCAGGACGCCTCATGAGCGCCGCCGAGATCGCCCCCCACGACCCGCCCTGCTCACGCCGGAGGTCCGCGATGAGCGCCGCCGAGATCGCCCCCACGACCCGCCCTGCTCACGCCGGAGGTCCGCGATGAGCGCCGCCGAGATCGCCGTCGGCCTGCTCATCGTGGTGAGCGGGTTCCTGTCGATGGCCGCGGGCATCGGCATCGTGCGCTTCCCTGATGTGCTCACGCGACTGCACGCCGCGACGAAGCCGCAGGTGCTCGGGCTCGCCGCGGTGCTCGTCGCGATCGTCGTGCAGGTGCCGACGTGGGGCGTGGTCACCACGGTCGTGCTCATCATGACGTTCCAGCTGCTCACCCAGCCGATGACCGCGCACATGCTGGGGCGCGCCGCCTACCGCAGCGACCACGTGCGCCGCGACCTGCTCATCGAGGACGAGCTCGACCGCGACATCGCCGCGCACGACCAGCCGGGCCGGGGCTGAGGTTCAGCCGGCACTGGGTGTGGAGTTCGGCGCTTTGCGGCGGTGTTCCGTGGTCACTGTGTGTCGCTCGTTGTCGTCGCCGGGGAGCCTCGCGGTCGTTGCTCCAGTGTCCGCAAGGGATCCGCCAGCGGGCGCCCATCGGCCCGTAGACGAGCCGTCTTTTTCGTAATACGATTTTGGTATGGGTGGTGAAGAGACGATCAACGGCGTTCCGGTTACCGAGGAGCAGATCTCGGCCTGGGCGGCGGAAGCTGAAGCCGGGTACGACATCGACGCACTCAAGCGGCGAGGACGTGGGCGACCTGGGCGCGGAGCGGAGCCCGCGCAGGTAGTCGCTCTACGTCTCACAGCGGAGGAACTCGCCGTTCTCGATGCCCGTGCTGCACGGGAGCACAAGTCGCGCTCAGACCTGATCCGTGAAGCGATCGCCGCGTACGCGGCGTGAAGGTTCACGACTCCGCACTCAAGCACGGCATCGATCCCGAGGACGCCATCCGGGCCGCCGGCCGGGCACTGTGGATCGAGGATCTCGACGACGACTCGCCTGCGCGTCAACTCCGACTCGGGTTCGACAGGCAGGGGCGCCTCTTGGAAACGGTTGTTCTGGTCTTCGACAGTGGCAACGAACTCGTCATTCATGCAATGAAGGCTCGCCCCCAGATGCTCGATCTCCTGCCGTAACAGCCGACGCCCTGGCAACCGCTCAGGGGCTTCAACAGCCCGTAGGCGGATCCGCTCGCGGGCCCGCTGGATGATCTGCGAGGTGGCCGCCGTGTCACGATGAGTCCATGCGAAGCGCCGTCCAACTCATTCGATCCAGCACGCTCAGCGATGTCGCCCAGTACGCCTACGCAGCGACAGCACCAAAGACTCCCGCTACATCTTTCTCGCCGGCGCATGCCCTCTCGACGACGGGACCATCGCCGCGGTCGGCGACTACGCGGTCCAAGCCTTCCGGTGCATCGCGACGATGAAGGAAGCGCTCGAGGCCGCCGGAGCAGGAATCGAGGACGTGATCAGCACGCGCGTCCTGGTCGCTTCCTCGAACCGGTCCGATCTCGTCGCAGCTTGGGACGTCGTTCGTGACGCGTTCGGCGATCACGACGTGCCCAGCACCCTTTTCGGAGTCACGGTCCTTGGATACGACGACCAGCTCGTCGAGATCGAAGCGGTTGCAGCAGTCACCGACTGACCCGCCAGTAGTGACCGAGAGCGGGTCCATCTGCGGGTGCCGAGATGGTTGAGAATGAGGTGGCGGGAAGGCGGCGGCCGAGCGGCGGCTCACTGGCGGCGTCGTGGCGTGGTGCTGAGGAGGCGGGCGGAGCGAGCATGAGACCCATGAACACCACACGAATCATCGACCTTCGTCAGGAGTACGGCTGGACCCAGGAGCGGCTCGCGACTGAGAGCGGCGTCGGGCTTCGAACGATTCAGCGGTTGGAGGCCGGGCAGGACGCCAGCCTGGAGACGTTGTCCCTTGTCGCTGAGGCGCTTCGCGTCTCCGTTCGAGACCTTTTCATCGCGATCGATGACGCTGACCTCGGAAACCGTGTTGAGTCCCTGCAGTCCCGGACAGAGGATCAGCAGGCCGCCCGCGACCGGCTCACCGGCGCGTGGCGGTGGCTCTATATCGGAATCGGCGTGGTCCTCACCTTGGTCAGCTTCACGCTCGGTCAGTACGGGCTTGTTGTTTTCCTCGCCTACTGGACTGGTGGGTACCTGATTCTCGTCGCGATACGAAGGATTTACCTCGAACCGCGACTCGAGGAGAAGTACCCGCTCTCGCGGAGTAAGAAGCAGCGCCGATCGCAACGTGCGCCTCTGACCGATTCGAAACCGGCCACGGAGGCGCCGCTCGAAGCACAGCCG
Encoded proteins:
- a CDS encoding monovalent cation/H+ antiporter complex subunit F translates to MSFLTLASIVAGIMFGIGAITAVVRIIKGPSILDRALATDVLLAIAICALGAEMAVNKHTDTLVVLLVLAMFAVVGSISIARYMGKQDAS
- the mnhG gene encoding monovalent cation/H(+) antiporter subunit G, with protein sequence MSAAEIAVGLLIVVSGFLSMAAGIGIVRFPDVLTRLHAATKPQVLGLAAVLVAIVVQVPTWGVVTTVVLIMTFQLLTQPMTAHMLGRAAYRSDHVRRDLLIEDELDRDIAAHDQPGRG
- a CDS encoding ribbon-helix-helix domain-containing protein, encoding MGGEETINGVPVTEEQISAWAAEAEAGYDIDALKRRGRGRPGRGAEPAQVVALRLTAEELAVLDARAAREHKSRSDLIREAIAAYAA
- a CDS encoding toxin; translation: MKVHDSALKHGIDPEDAIRAAGRALWIEDLDDDSPARQLRLGFDRQGRLLETVVLVFDSGNELVIHAMKARPQMLDLLP
- a CDS encoding helix-turn-helix transcriptional regulator, with protein sequence MVENEVAGRRRPSGGSLAASWRGAEEAGGASMRPMNTTRIIDLRQEYGWTQERLATESGVGLRTIQRLEAGQDASLETLSLVAEALRVSVRDLFIAIDDADLGNRVESLQSRTEDQQAARDRLTGAWRWLYIGIGVVLTLVSFTLGQYGLVVFLAYWTGGYLILVAIRRIYLEPRLEEKYPLSRSKKQRRSQRAPLTDSKPATEAPLEAQP